In one Cyprinus carpio isolate SPL01 chromosome B2, ASM1834038v1, whole genome shotgun sequence genomic region, the following are encoded:
- the gjc2 gene encoding gap junction protein gamma 2: MSWSFLTRLLEEIHNHSTFVGKVWLTVLIIFRIVLTAVGGESIYSDEQTKFTCNTKQPGCDNVCYDSFAPLSHVRFWVFQIIMISTPSVMYLGYAIHKIARTSEEERCKNQIYQKRNRHSRWRNGHHLQEVLEEDDAEPMIYEEDTLDEQEIKPETDKGKIQDQMKHDGRRRIMQEGLMRMYVLQLLSRAIFEVGFLMGQYLLYGFRVNPSYVCNKIPCPHRVDCFVSRPTEKTIFLLIMYVVSCLCLLLNVCEMFHLGIGAFRDTLRKRRSHGQQPPYGYPYSRNISNSPPGYNLVVKSDKPGRIPNSIILQDQNMPRVLPEQHCTSPDENIPSDLATLHHHLRVAQEQLDMAFQTYNTKNTQISRASSPVSGGTMTEQNRVNTAQEKQGARPKDSTERAGTIAKNGKTSVWI; encoded by the coding sequence ATGAGTTGGAGCTTTCTCACTCGACTATTGGAGGAAATCCACAACCACTCCACGTTTGTGGGGAAAGTTTGGCTGACTGTGTTAATTATTTTCCGGATCGTTCTGACCGCAGTGGGAGGTGAGTCAATCTACTCAGATGAGCAAACAAAGTTCACCTGCAACACTAAGCAGCCTGGCTGTGACAACGTATGCTACGATTCCTTCGCCCCGCTGTCACACGTCCGGTTCTGGGTGTTCCAGATCATCATGATATCCACTCCCTCCGTCATGTATCTGGGTTACGCCATCCATAAGATCGCCCGTACCTCGGAGGAGGAGCGGTGCAAGAACCAGATTTATCAAAAGAGGAATCGCCACAGTCGGTGGAGAAATGGACACCACCTACAGGAGGTCTTGGAGGAAGATGATGCAGAGCCAATGATCTATGAAGAAGACACGTTGGATGAGCAGGAGATCAAACCAGAGACAGACAAAGGTAAAATCCAAGATCAAATGAAGCATGATGGCCGCCGTAGGATCATGCAAGAAGGCTTGATGAGGATGTATGTGCTTCAGCTTTTATCCCGTGCCATCTTTGAGGTAGGGTTCCTCATGGGTCAATATCTCCTTTACGGCTTCCGTGTTAACCCTTCGTATGTCTGCAACAAGATCCCATGCCCGCACAGAGTAGACTGCTTCGTCTCACGACCCACCGAGAAGACCATCTTTTTACTCATCATGTATGTGGTGAGCTGTCTTTGTCTGCTGCTCAATGTTTGTGAGATGTTCCACTTGGGGATTGGTGCCTTCCGTGACACTCTTCGCAAACGTCGAAGCCATGGTCAACAACCTCCATACGGCTACCCTTACTCCAGGAACATTTCTAATTCTCCACCAGGATACAACCTGGTGGTTAAATCTGACAAACCAGGTCGCATTCCCAACAGCATCATCCTACAGGACCAGAACATGCCCAGAGTGCTGCCTGAACAGCATTGCACAAGTCCTGATGAGAATATTCCCTCTGACCTGGCTACACTGCACCATCATTTACGAGTAGCTCAGGAACAACTTGACATGGCGTTTCAGACATATAACACAAAAAACACTCAGATCTCCAGAGCTAGCAGCCCTGTGTCTGGTGGCACAATGACAGAGCAGAACCGGGTCAATACAGCGCAGGAGAAACAGGGAGCACGACCGAAAGACAGCACTGAGAGGGCAGGGACAATAGCAAAAAATGGAAAGACTTCTGTGTGGATTTAA